GGACGAGTTCCCCGGGCACGAACCCGGCCACCGGCTCGTTCGCCACGCCGACCACCGCCACCCGGCCACCGGTCCCCGCGAGCTGGACACTCCTCAGGAAGGCGCGCGGAGAGCCGGAGGCCTCGATGACGAGCGAGTAGGCCCCATCCCGCGCCTCGTCGGGCCGCAGCGTGCGCCGGGCCCCGCAGGCCCTGGCCAGCTTCAGCCCCGCCTCGTCGATGCCAATCGCATCCACGCTCCGGGCCATCCGCGCGGCCAGTTGCACGGCGAGCAGCCCCATCGTCCCCGTCCCCACCACCGCGACCTCATCTTCCAGCCCGCAGCGAACCTTGTCGAAGCCCCCCACCACGGTGACCGCCGGCTCGATGAACGCGGCGCTCAGGTCATCCAGGGCCTCCGGCAACACGGTGAGCGAGCGCATGGGCATGCGGATGTACTCGGCCGCGGCGCCCTGCAGCCCGTAGAGGCCCACCTCCACCAGCCGCTCGCAGTGGGGCCGCTGGCCGCGCTGGCACATCCGGCACAGCCCGCAGGGCACCATGGTCTGGCCCACCACCCGGTCGCCCACTGAAATCCCCTCCACGTCCTCGCCCACGGCGACCACCTGGCCGCACCACTCGTGGCCGAACACCAGCGGAAGCCGGGCCCGGCCATCCTTGAGGTACGAGGCGGTGCCGTGCAGCAGCTCCAGATCGGTGCCGCACAGCCCCACATACGAGGGACGGATGAGCACCTCTTCCGGCCGGGGCTCCGGGATGGGAATCCGCGTGAGCTCGACACGCCCCGGCGCAGTGATGGCCACCGCGTTCATCAGGCCGCCAGGCCAGGTTCTCGGTTGAATCGCACTCATGCCACGGGTCTCCTCATGGGTAGGGATTGAGTGATGGCGTGGGGCATCACGGCGAGCCAGAGCAGCTCCAATCCGTCGCGCCCACTGGTGATGCGGGCATCCGTCCCGGCGGGCAGGAGCACCAGGTCTCCCGCCCCGAGCGGACGCTCCGCGGGATCCGAGTCCGAAGCCAGGAGACTCCCCGTGCCAGCAATGACGAACCAGGCGCTCTCGGTGCCCTCACTGCCTCGGAGCGCGAACTCGGTGCCCGGAGCCAGGCGCACGTAATCCAAGGCCTCGCACTCCGAATGCAACATCCCGCGCCGGGCCAGACAGCGCCAATGGATCTCCTCGCCCCGCTCGCGCGTGCGAGAAGTCTTCTCGATGGTGGAGAGGATCATCGCGCTCCACCTCCCGGCACCTCGAGGATCGCCTGGAAGTACTCCAGCCCGTTCGATCCGGCGGTGACGGTCATCCCGGTGCCCAGGGGCAGCGTGACGGAGACGCCATACTTCAAGGGGACGGTCGCCTCTCCCGAAGCGCTCTCTCCGGAGCCCCGGAGCGTGAACAGGGTGTGCTCCACGCCCTCCGCTGACAGCTCCTCCCGCTGCCCGGGCTCCAGCTTCACCAGACGGATGCGGCGCAGCGGTCCGGTGAAAACGGAACGTGGATCCACTTCAGGGGTCTGTCTCAAGTTGAGAACCACGGCGTTCGTCACGTCACTTCCTCCAGAAGGGGTTGGGGGGGTGTGGGCCGAGCCGCGCAACACCGCCGCGGTGGCCGGGCTCAACAGCTCGACCACGAGCCAGCCCAGGCCCTCGTCTCCGACGTTGCGCAGGCCATGCTTCGTCCCGAGGCCCGTCAGGATGAGGTTGCCCGGGCCCACCGGGTACGGCTTGCCATCGAGCGTCATCTCTCCGCGGCCCGAGAGGATGAAGTAGAGCTCCTCGGTGCGCGTGTGCACGTGCTCCCCGCTGATTCCACCCGGGGGGATCCACGCCCACTCGATCGCCTCCCACGCGCCGAACAACCCGGCCCGCCGCGCCAGACACTTCCACTGGGAGAGCCCCGTGGTGCCGTGCACGCCGTACACCACCGAGGGCTCCTCCAGATCTCCGACGATCAGCCCCTCACGCATGAGCGGCCTCCACCAGTGACTCGGGGCCAGCATCCAGCTCGCGCAGGGTGGCGAGCGCCGCGCGCAGCTCGGACGGCTGCACGTCATTGACGAAGCACGCCGAGCCGATGCCCATGGCCAGCGGCAGCCGCTGGAGCCCGTCACGGTGACGGACCGTGTCGGCCAGGGCCTCCTCCAGCACCGCCGGCTCGCAGAGCCGGTGATACACGGGCAGCTCCAGCTTGCGCATGAGCGCGAAGATGCGGTCACGCTCCTCCACGGAGATCAGCCCGCGCCGCACGGAGAGGAGCGTGGTCAGCGCCATGTCGATGTTCACAGCCTCGCCGTGCAGCAGCTCCGGCAGGGCCAGCATCTCGACCGTGGGGCTGAACGTATGGCCGTAGTCGACCACCCGCTCCAGCTTGTGCTCCCACAGGTTGAACTCCAGCTCCTCGATCATCCCCGTGATGGCCCGCTCGATGACCCGCGCCGCGGCCTGGTCGCTCTCGGGCGTCATCCCCTGCAACCGCTCGTCGATGAGCGTGGTGCCGTGGCGCTCGAGCAGCTCGAACAGGGTGCGATCCTTGATCAGGGCGATCTTGAGGATCTCCGCGAGGCCGTTGACGATGTGCCGGGTGTCCAGCGTGCGCAGGAAGGAGCGATCCAGCAGCGTGTCCTTCGCGGGGAAGTACGTCCCGAGCCGGTTCTTGTGCGCGGCATGGTTGACCCCCGTCTTCGCACCTACCCCGGCATCCACGAGGCCAATGAGCGTGGTGGGCACGCGCACGTACGGCGTGCTGCGGCGGTAGAGACTCGCGGCGAGCCCGACGATGTCCATGAGCACCCCGCCGCCGATGGCGATGATGGGCTCGTGGCGACGCGCGATGCCGAACGCATTGATGGCCTCCACCACGGTGAAGACGGCATCCATCGTCTTGAGCGTCTCGGAGATGGGCAGCGCGAGGAGCTGGTACTTCACCCCATGGTGCTGGAGGTAGTGGCGGAGTTGCACGCCATAGAGGCGGTCCACGGTGGCATCGATCACGATGAGTCTGCGGATGGTGTCGGACCGCCGGGTCGCGCCCGCCTCCAGCAGCGCCCGGTTGTCCGGGTCGAGCAGGCCGTCCACCATCCGCACCTGATAGTGGACAGGCAGGGCCGTGCTGACGATCCAGTTGCGTGACATGTCTCGATTCAAGATCCGACTCCCATTGCTGTTTTTTTGTTTTCCTGGTGGAGGGCGAAGGCCGCGGATGTGATGTCAGCCGTTGCGCGCCGAGAGGATGAAGCGAGAGGCCTGCTCGCCAATCAGGATGGAGGGGGCATTGGTGGGGCCGGAGGTGATCTCCGGCATGATCGACGCGTCCGCCACGCGCAGTCCCTCGAGGCCATGGACGTGCAACCGAGGGTCCACCACCGAGCGCTCGTCCACGCCCATGCGGCAGGTGCTGGTGGGGTGGAAGAAGCAGGTGGTCGCCTTGCGGATCCACTCCACCATCCCGGCGCGGCCGAGCGGTCCAGGCATGAGCTCTCGCTTGCGGAAGCGGTCGAAGGCGCGCGAAGCACCCAGCTCCCGGGACAGCTCGACGGCGGCCCACAGCGCCTCGACGTCCGCCTCGTGGCCCAGGTAGTTCATGTCGAGCACTGGCGGAGCGGAGGGGTCGGCGGAGGCCAGCCACATGCGGCCCCGGGAGGCGGGACGGACCAGGCCGGGGATGATGGAGTAGCCGTTGTCGGGCAGGGGGCCCAGCTCGGGGGTGACGACGGGGAACTCGTGGAGGATGGGTTGGATGTCCGGGCGGGAGAGCCCCGGCTGGGAACGCCACCACAGGGTCGCCTCGGCGCCGTTGCCCCGAGGCGGTGGCAAGGGAACGCGGCTCTCGTAATTGATGCCCGCCACCAGGATGTGGTCCTGCAGTTCCTGGCCCACGCCCGGCAGGTCATGCACCACGGGGATGCCCAGGGCGCGGAGCTCGTCCGCCGGCCCCACCCCGGACTGCATCAGCATCTTGGGAGAGTTGATGGCACCCGCCGACAGCACCACCTCGCGCGAGGCGCGCACCCGGCGCACCTGGCCTCCATGACGGAACTCCACGCCCGTGCACCGGCGGCCCTCGAAGATCAGCCGTGTCACCTCGGCGTGGGTGAGCACCGTCAGGTTGGGCCGGCTCATGGCCGGGAAGAGCAGGGCCCGGGCCACGTTGAAGCGCTCGCCATCGACGACGCTCAAGTCGAAGAAGCCCGCCCCCTCCATCCGCGCGCCGTTGTAGTCGCGGGTCGTCGGGAGCCCCGCCTCCTGGGCAGCCTCGATGAAGGCGCGGGCGAGCGGATGCGGATCGACCGCGCGGGAGATGCGCAGCGGGCCGCCCACGCCCCGGTACTCGTCCTCGCCACCGGAGTAGTCCTCCAGGTCCTTGAAGACACGGCGGACCGTCTCGTCATCCCAGCCGGGATTGCCCTGGGAGGCCCAGCCGTCGAAGTCCAGGCGGTGGCCCCGCACCCAGACACTGGCGTTGTTGCTGGCACAGCCCCCCAGCATCTTGCCGCGGGGACAGGGGACGACCCGGTTCGCGGCGTGTTTCTGGGGCACCGTCTGGTAGCGCCAGTCCAGCTCGGTGCCGAGCAGGTGCCGCCACCGCGATGGGATGAACACGTCTGGATGGGTTCCGGGGCCTCCGGCCTCGAGCACCAGCACCTGATTCGCCGGGTCCTCGGACAGCCGGGCGGCCAGCACACAGCCAGCCGAGCCCGCGCCAATGACGATGAAGTCATGGGCTTCACGAGGCTGCTCGCGCAACCGACGCTGGTTCTCACAGGCAGCCAAGGCTTCGTCGGCCAGTACCGCCGCCCGCTCATCCGTGATGCCTGCCTTCAAGGCGGCGCGAAGAAAGCCCTCCCGGTCCAGCTCGCCGCTGCGCACCCGATGAACGAGCAGCCCGAGGCCGCCCTTGCCGTCATGCTCCATGGTCTCTCCCGCGAGGAATGGGTCCCTCTCAGGAGGAGTGCGCGACTGGCCGTTGTGAACGGTGAGCCGCGCCGAGAGAGACATCACATGCGTCACGTCTCCGCTCCAACCCTCAATCCAGAAAAGGAATCAGCACAGGAGCGGACGGATGCAATCAGCGATGGAGGCATGGAACGAAATCGCGGCGGGCGACGAGCAGGTCAGGGACATCCCCGAGCCGTGCACGGTGATCCTCTTCGGAGCATCCGGAGATCTGGCGGGACGCAAGCTCATCCCCTCGCTCTTCCGGCTCTTCCAGGAGGGACACCTGCCCGTGGAGTTCACCGTCGTCGGAGTCTCGCTGTCCCCGATGGGACACGAGGAGTTCCGCGCACGGATGCGGATCGCGGTCGCGCGGGCGCTCGGAGCCGACCGGGTGGACGAGGCGGCGTGGAACCTGTTCGCCCGGGGGCTGTACTACATGACGTTGGATGTCTCCTCCGCCCAGGACCATGCGCGGCTGGGCGAGTTGCTCGACCAGGTGGAAGCGGAGCGGCGGACGCGGAACAACCGCCTCTTCTATCTCGCGGTGTCGCCCACGCTCTTCGGCGAGGTGGTGGAGCGGCTGGGAGAGTCGGGACTGTCCAGGCCCCACGCGAGCGGCTGGTCCCGCATCGTCGTCGAGAAGCCCTTCGGCACGGACCTCTCCAGCGCGAGGCGGCTCAACACCCGGCTGCACCGGTACTTCGACGAGGAGCGCATCTACCGGATGGATCACTACCTCGGGAAGGAGATGGTGCAGAACCTGCTGGTGCTCCGGTTCGCCAACGGCATCTTCGAGCCCCTCTGGAGCCGTCAATACATCGACCATGTCCAGGTGACGTGCGCCGAGCCGTTGGGCGTCGAGGGGCGGGGCGGATACTACGAGCACGCGGGCGTGGTGCGGGACATGATCCAGAACCATGCCTTCCAGGTGCTCTCCCTCATCGCCATGGAGCCTCCCGCGAGCCTCGAGCCCGAAGCGGTGCGCGACGCGAAGGTCCGGGTGTTGGAGACGGCGCGGCCCTTCACCCCCGAGCGCATCCGCGCCGAGTGCGTGCGCGGGCAATACGGACCGGGCCTCATCGCTGGCGCTCCCGTGTGTGGATACCGCCAGGAACCCGGCGTCTCTCCCACCTCCGGCGTGGAAACCTACGCGATGCTCACCCTGCGCTTCGACAGCCCGCGCTGGGCCGGCGTGCCCTTCTACGTGCGCTCCGGCAAGCGGCTGAAGGAGCGCGCCACCGAGGTGGTGGTGCAGTTCAAGGAGGGCCACGGCAACCTCTTCGGCACGGAGCAGCGCGAGCCGCTGTCCGCCAATCAGTTGCTCATCCGGATCCAACCGCACGAGAGCGTCACCCTGCGCGTGGCGATGAAGGCTCCCGGGCGAGAGGCGCGCGTGCGTGACATGGACATGAGCTACGTCTACGCCTCCACCCAGGAGGGGCCGCCGCCCGAGGCCTATGAGCGGCTGCTGCTGGACAGCATGCTGGGGGTCTCCACGCTCTACACGCGGGAGGACATGGTCGAGCGGGCCTGGGAGCTGGTCATGCCCGTGCTGGACGCATGGACCACGGAGGGCGCCGAGCCGAACTACGCCGCGGGGAGCTGGGGCCCGGAGGAGGCCAGGCGCCTGCTCGAGAGCCATGGGCGCGCCTGGCACGGGCGGTGATGCGATCCCGAGGGGGGTGAATCACATCTTCAGCATCCGTACTCAGCCCCTCCAACATTGGAGGTACACACCATGCGAAAGAGTTGGAGTGGGCTGGCGATCGCCTGTGCCCTGGCCCTGGCCCTCTGGGGAGTGCTCGCGGGAGCAAAGGAAGACAGACACGGAGGGAGTGGCGGCTCCAAGCATGAGCACGCGCAACTCCTGAAGAGCTTCCCGGCCATGAACGACCCCAGCGTCCGCGCCATCACGGAGTTGGTGGAGTTCCGGGGGGCGACCTTCTTCGGCCGAAGTCCCGATGCCGGGGGGCCCTCCCTCTGGCGGAGCAATGGCACCACGCAGGGTACCGTGCTCGTCAAACAGTTCCCCGCGGTGGCCGGCGCCAGCATCAGCGAGTTGACCGTCGCGGGCGGCCGTCTCTTCTTCGTCGCGGATGACGGAGAGCACGGCGCCGAGCCGTGGATCAGCGATGGCACTTCCCAGGGCACGCGCATGCTCGAGGATCTCACCCCGGGACCCGGCTCCTCGTCCCTGGAAGAGCTGGTCGCCGTCCGGAACACCCTGTTCTTCTTGCGGACGTACCCGGGGACCCCGATCCATCAAGAATTGTGGAAGAGCGATGGCACCGGAGCCGGGACCGTGCGCGTCAAGGATCTGGGCACGGTGGCCAGCGGGGAGATCGCCATCGGGCTGACCGCCTCCGGGAACACGCTCTACTTCAGTGGATTGGATCCGGAACACGGCCGCGAGCCCTGGAAGAGCGATGGCACCGAAGCCGGAACCACGATCATCAAGGACATCAATCCGGGCCCTCCCAGCTCGTTCCCCAACTTCCCCGTCTTCATCGAGGAAGGAGTGGACTACTTCGCCGCCACGGATTCCGTCCACGGACGAGAACTGTGGAGGTCGGATTCGACGGAGAGCGGCACGGTGCTCGTGGAGGACATCGTCCCCGGACCCGAGGGTTCCCGGCCACGGCCCTTCACCGTCTTCAAGGGTCGGCTCTACTTCACCTCGAGCGAATCGCCCGATGGGGCCGTGAGGCTGCGCAAGCTCGAGCCAGGCAGTTCCCAGTCGGAGCACATCACCGACATCCCCAACCCCTTCGGTCCCGGAGCGCCCCCGCCACAGGAGCCCCTCGTCGTCAACGCCGCGGAGACAGACGGCCAGCTCTTCATGACCGTCTACTTCCCAGGCCTCACGAGCCCCACCCCTCGGGACGTCCAGCTCTGGCGCACCAACGGCACCCCGAGCGGGACGCGGCTGCTCCACAAGCCGTTGTTCATCTCGGACCGCTACCGGCCGCCCAACCTCATCCCCATGGGCGACCGCGTCATCTTCACCGGCTCCAGCCCGGAGGCGGGCAATGAGCCGTGGGTGACCGACGGCTCCGTGCGAGGCACGCGTGTGCTGAGGGATCTGCTGCCCGGGTCCAACAGCTCGGCCCCCCTGGTCCTGACGCGCTCGGCCGGGGAGCTGTTCTTCGTGGCCCAGGGCGCCGACCGCGGCGAACAGCTCTGGAAGCTCCCGCGCCACAAGTATCACCAGGCTCGCCGGGGCACACGCTGAACCCTCGCGCCCCGCGCCACCCGAGCTGAAGACAAACACGAACGAGGCGGGCCCCATGAGGCCCGCCAGGAGATACGGCACATGATGGAGCAGGAGTATCGAACCGCGCTCATCGCGGGAGCGCCGAGCCAGCTCGCACGCGAACTGGCGCTCTGGCTCGGCGAGAGGGGCATGCGCGTCTACGTCTCGGCGCACGAACCGGAGGAGCTGGAGCCCTACCTCGCGCGGGCCCGGGGCTCCGGCTCCCTGCTCATCCCGGTGGAGCTGGACACCACCCGGGTGGAGACCGCACGAGAGCGCATCCTCGCCATCGACGAGGAGTGTGGAGGGCTGGATCTAGTGGTCGCCGCGGGCATGTACGAGGAGACGAGCGCCTGGAACTTCTCCTGGGAGAAAGCGCACCACCTCATCCAGCACAACGTCACGGGCACGGTGGCGCTCCTGACGGCGGTGCTGCCACGCATGTTGAAGCGTGGCCGCGGGCACCTGGTGGGCATCTCCAGCCTCGCCGCGTACCGGGGCCTGGCGGGGCGCTCGGCCTACTCGGGCTCCAAGGCGTTCATCTCCAACTTCATGGAGAGCCTTCGCGCGGAGCTGTGGAACACCCCCCTGCGCATCACCTGCGTCTACCCCGGCCACCTGCGCAACCACCACGCGGTGCGAGCCCATCCCGAGCCCTTCGCCCTGGATGAGAAGGACGCGGCGGCGCGCATGGGTCGCGCCATCCTCCAGGGCAGGGCCCGGTGCGCCATGCCCTGGCAGGCCGCCCTCTTCATGCGCTCGATGCAGGTGCTTCCCGGGGCGCTCTTCGACAGGCTCGCCCGCCACCTGCGCTGAGACGCCGTACCGTCACACCTCCGCTCGGACGCCTCTATCTGTTCATCAACCGGAACGGCCCACTCCACCACCGCCTGGGAAGGAAGCCTCCATGAACACAGACACCAAGGGTCCACGCATCACCGCGCGCTCATTCTTCCGAGAGATGCGCACGTACGGCTACAGCCCCAACCAGATCATCCGGATCATCAACGAGCTGCTCGATCTCGTCACCCACTGCGTCCAGGAGGGGCAGCGACCCAACACCCTCGTGGATGCCGCGATGAATGAGCGGATCCTCACGCGGAACGCACGCTGAAGACAGCTCATTCCCCCGCGTCATCACAACAAAAAACCACCGCACTCCATCCACATATCACCGCCAAGGCGTGGAGAGGGATTTCGCCTCGAAGCCCCTTCCTTCTCACAGAACGAACCCGCCATGAAAAACAACATGTCCACCCGCGATCTTCATCCCACGTTCCTCGGCCTCAGCTCGGCGTTCCCGAAGAACGCCTATCTCCAGAAGGATCTCTACGAGACGTTCGGCAAGCAGATGTACGGGGACATCGCCGCGCTCGAGCGCATCATCCGCCGTGTCCGCGTGAAGCGCCGCTACCTGGCCCTGGACCCGAACGAGGTGCTGAGGCGCAAGGTCGGGCTCGGCGAGCGCATGGCCATCTTCGAGCGGGAAGTGCTGGAGGTGGGCGGCCGCTCACTGGAGGCGGTGCTGCACAAGGTGGATCGTGAGACCCTTGGCAGCTTCGTCATGGCCAGCAGCACCGGCTACATCGCGCCCACGCCGGACCTGCTCCTGGCGAGGAATCATCACCTGCCCTCCCGGCTGCGACGAACCTTCGTGGGCAACATGGCCTGCAACGGAGGGATGAACGCGCTCAACGTCGCCCTGGACAGCCTCCTGGCCCGCCCGAACGAGCGCGTGCTCCTCAACTGCACCGAGTTCAGCTCGCTCCACGTCCGCCCCGAGGAGTCGAGCCGCGAGCAGGTCGTCGTCCACGCGCTCTTCGCCGATGCCAGTGCCTCCACGGTGATGAGCATGGAGCCGCCGGGCGTGGGACCCCAGGTGCTGGACTTCACCTCCACGCACCTCTACGACGCGGTCGACCTGATGACGTGGCGACTGGTGGACGAGGGCTTCCGGATGACGCTCTCGCCCGAAGTGCCCGGCCTCATCGGCGAGCACATCGACTCGCTCATCGGAACCCTCACCGCGAGGGCTGGGCTGAGCACCGGTGACATCAAGCACTGGGCCATCCACCCGGGTGGGCCGAAGATCGTGGAGGTCATCGGCCAGAAGTACGGGCTGAGCGACTCCCAGCTCCGCTCCACCTGGCACATCCTCGAGGAGTACGGCAACTGCTCCTCGGCCACCGTCTACCTCGTCCTGGAGGACATGATCGCCCAGGACAAGCCCCAGCCGGGTGAGTACGGCGTGATGCTCGCCTTCGGCCCCGGGCTGACGATGGAAGGGGCGCTGCTGCGCTTCTGAGCGCATGGACCTCGGAAATGGGCTGGCCCCTCCAGATCGCCAACACCTGCTCAAGGCGCTCGGCGGACAAAAACAGGTGCTGCTGGAAGGGGAGCCTTGACCTCCCACTCCAGCGAGGCGTGTGAGTGGGGGACATCCTCCTGCATCAGCAGAGCCAGTGGGCAAGCGTTGGAGTGTTGGTCCACGCCACGACTGTCTGCTATCGCCTTTGTCAGGCAGCGCCTCCGCGCGCTTGCCCTGCGCGAGCAGCACCTCACCGATGCCGCTCAGGGGATTGATGAGCTGATAGGGCACCTGCTCCCGAGCCGCCTCCGCGAGCCGCAGGGCCCGCTGGTAGTGCTCCAACGCCTCGCCCGGACGGCCCAGGGCCAGGAGGACCCCCGCCACATCCACCAGGCTGGCGGCCACGTCCGTGTGCTCGGGACCGAAGACCTGGCGGCGGATGTCCAGGGCGCGCTCGTGGGCGGACAGACACCGCGCGTGGTCGCGCAGGTGGCAATAGCTCGCGCCCAGGGTGGAATAGTAGACCTTCTGGCGCAACGCCACCACCTGGCGGAAGTTCTCCAGAGCGTCGGCCGTCTTGTCCTCGCGCATGAAGATGGCGCCCAGGGCGTTGGTGACGAAGGCCTCGATGCGCGCGTCCCCGCCCATGCGCTCCAGGACGGCGCGGGTGTGCTCGGCCCACTCCCGGCCCTGCTCGAAGTGCGCCTGGAGCATCGCCGAGCGCACCAGCCGGGCCGAGGCCGAGGCGATCACCTCGTCGTGGCGGCCCGCCTCCGCGGCCCACACCGCCTGACGGAGCGAGGCCTCCGAGTCCTCCAGGTTCCCGAACTTCTCCTCCAGGGCGCCGCGCAACTCGAGCACCTCGGCCTGCAGGGGGCGGTAGCGCAGCGCCAGGGCGTCGTCGGCGAGCGTCCGGGTGCGCTCCAGGGCCGGCTTGAACTGGCCGCTGTCGAAGAGGGCCCGGGCATCGGCGAGCCGTGCCCGAAGCCGCTCCACCTTGTGCTGGGTGGCCGCGTCATCCGGCGGCCGGACGGTAGCGCGCAACACCTGCACGTTGGCGCAACTGCTGAGGGTTGGCAGTACATGAGCCGCCTTGGCCGCCTGATCCACCAAGGAGGCATCCGCATGGGCGTAGACGTCGGTGAGGGCGCGCAGCGATTGCAGCCGCCGCTCCAGACAGTCCATACGAAGGGAGAGCACCTCATCGGACTGCGCACCGCGCACGCGCGTGGCCTCGCACGCCTCGACATGCATGGCCGTCCAGTCGCGCGCATAGGTGTCCAACACTCCAGAGGTGCGGGCCCAGGACTCGTCCGCATTGGGATTGCCGGTAGTCTGGAAAGCCTGACCGAGAGCCTCCTTGCGAACGTCATCCCACAGCCCCGCCAGACGCCGGGCACCGCCACGACACAGGGGGTCGGTGGGCAGGGGGCGAAGCAGAGACGGCAACACGACCAGCAAGGTCAACATCACCACCATGGCGCCGGTGCGCAGCCAGACCCAATGCTTCTGGGGAGAGTCCTCCAGCGCCGCGATCAGCTCCGACATGGAGGCCGGACGCTGCTGGGGAGCGGCCTTCAACCCCCACAAGACGGTGCGAGTCACCCACTCTGGCACATTGGATTGAGCAGGAGGCGGATTGATCTGGCCATCGAGCTGGGCGCGGGTGAGTTCAGCGATGTTGGTGGCGCTGAAGGGCAACTGCCCGTAGAGAGCCTGGTAAAGGGCCACGCAGAAAGAGAACACATCGCTCCGGGAGTCGGCGGCTTTGCCCAACAGCTGTTCGGGAGCCATGTACGCGGGAGTGCCCATCAGCGTGCCCGGCACGGTGAGCCCACTGGCCCAGACAGCCGCCGAGGTGGAGGCTGGAGCCGCGTGCACCTGGTCGAGTGAAGACTCCGCTCGTGCCAGCCCAAAGTCCGTCACCCGCACTCGCCCATCCTTTCCCACCAGGACGTTGTGAGGCTTGAAGTCGCGGTGGACGATGCCCGACGCGTGTGCCGCAGCCAGCCCCCGACCGGCGGCCAGATAGGCCATCAGGACCTCGCGCCACGTGCGAGGCTGCTGTTCACACCATTGCCGCAGCGTCTGCCCCTCCACCATCTCCATCGCGATGAAGAGTGAACCTTCCGGAAGGTTGACCGCGTCGTAGATGGCCACCACGTTGGGGTGGTTGAGCCGAGCCATGGCCTGGGCCTCACGCACCATGCGGGCCTCGAGCTGGGGCACGCTGGGCACCGATCCGTGACGCAA
Above is a window of Cystobacter fuscus DNA encoding:
- a CDS encoding zinc-dependent alcohol dehydrogenase, with amino-acid sequence MSAIQPRTWPGGLMNAVAITAPGRVELTRIPIPEPRPEEVLIRPSYVGLCGTDLELLHGTASYLKDGRARLPLVFGHEWCGQVVAVGEDVEGISVGDRVVGQTMVPCGLCRMCQRGQRPHCERLVEVGLYGLQGAAAEYIRMPMRSLTVLPEALDDLSAAFIEPAVTVVGGFDKVRCGLEDEVAVVGTGTMGLLAVQLAARMARSVDAIGIDEAGLKLARACGARRTLRPDEARDGAYSLVIEASGSPRAFLRSVQLAGTGGRVAVVGVANEPVAGFVPGELVLRGVDLLGIRHGLDYYDRTIQLFVDGVLDARPMVAGVLPPEQAGHAFELLERGRSGPPKVLLRFNDSRRAS
- a CDS encoding sedoheptulose 7-phosphate cyclase, which codes for MNRDMSRNWIVSTALPVHYQVRMVDGLLDPDNRALLEAGATRRSDTIRRLIVIDATVDRLYGVQLRHYLQHHGVKYQLLALPISETLKTMDAVFTVVEAINAFGIARRHEPIIAIGGGVLMDIVGLAASLYRRSTPYVRVPTTLIGLVDAGVGAKTGVNHAAHKNRLGTYFPAKDTLLDRSFLRTLDTRHIVNGLAEILKIALIKDRTLFELLERHGTTLIDERLQGMTPESDQAAARVIERAITGMIEELEFNLWEHKLERVVDYGHTFSPTVEMLALPELLHGEAVNIDMALTTLLSVRRGLISVEERDRIFALMRKLELPVYHRLCEPAVLEEALADTVRHRDGLQRLPLAMGIGSACFVNDVQPSELRAALATLRELDAGPESLVEAAHA
- a CDS encoding cupin domain-containing protein, which produces MILSTIEKTSRTRERGEEIHWRCLARRGMLHSECEALDYVRLAPGTEFALRGSEGTESAWFVIAGTGSLLASDSDPAERPLGAGDLVLLPAGTDARITSGRDGLELLWLAVMPHAITQSLPMRRPVA
- a CDS encoding ELWxxDGT repeat protein, which produces MRKSWSGLAIACALALALWGVLAGAKEDRHGGSGGSKHEHAQLLKSFPAMNDPSVRAITELVEFRGATFFGRSPDAGGPSLWRSNGTTQGTVLVKQFPAVAGASISELTVAGGRLFFVADDGEHGAEPWISDGTSQGTRMLEDLTPGPGSSSLEELVAVRNTLFFLRTYPGTPIHQELWKSDGTGAGTVRVKDLGTVASGEIAIGLTASGNTLYFSGLDPEHGREPWKSDGTEAGTTIIKDINPGPPSSFPNFPVFIEEGVDYFAATDSVHGRELWRSDSTESGTVLVEDIVPGPEGSRPRPFTVFKGRLYFTSSESPDGAVRLRKLEPGSSQSEHITDIPNPFGPGAPPPQEPLVVNAAETDGQLFMTVYFPGLTSPTPRDVQLWRTNGTPSGTRLLHKPLFISDRYRPPNLIPMGDRVIFTGSSPEAGNEPWVTDGSVRGTRVLRDLLPGSNSSAPLVLTRSAGELFFVAQGADRGEQLWKLPRHKYHQARRGTR
- a CDS encoding GMC family oxidoreductase, which codes for MEHDGKGGLGLLVHRVRSGELDREGFLRAALKAGITDERAAVLADEALAACENQRRLREQPREAHDFIVIGAGSAGCVLAARLSEDPANQVLVLEAGGPGTHPDVFIPSRWRHLLGTELDWRYQTVPQKHAANRVVPCPRGKMLGGCASNNASVWVRGHRLDFDGWASQGNPGWDDETVRRVFKDLEDYSGGEDEYRGVGGPLRISRAVDPHPLARAFIEAAQEAGLPTTRDYNGARMEGAGFFDLSVVDGERFNVARALLFPAMSRPNLTVLTHAEVTRLIFEGRRCTGVEFRHGGQVRRVRASREVVLSAGAINSPKMLMQSGVGPADELRALGIPVVHDLPGVGQELQDHILVAGINYESRVPLPPPRGNGAEATLWWRSQPGLSRPDIQPILHEFPVVTPELGPLPDNGYSIIPGLVRPASRGRMWLASADPSAPPVLDMNYLGHEADVEALWAAVELSRELGASRAFDRFRKRELMPGPLGRAGMVEWIRKATTCFFHPTSTCRMGVDERSVVDPRLHVHGLEGLRVADASIMPEITSGPTNAPSILIGEQASRFILSARNG
- a CDS encoding cupin domain-containing protein, producing the protein MREGLIVGDLEEPSVVYGVHGTTGLSQWKCLARRAGLFGAWEAIEWAWIPPGGISGEHVHTRTEELYFILSGRGEMTLDGKPYPVGPGNLILTGLGTKHGLRNVGDEGLGWLVVELLSPATAAVLRGSAHTPPTPSGGSDVTNAVVLNLRQTPEVDPRSVFTGPLRRIRLVKLEPGQREELSAEGVEHTLFTLRGSGESASGEATVPLKYGVSVTLPLGTGMTVTAGSNGLEYFQAILEVPGGGAR
- the zwf gene encoding glucose-6-phosphate dehydrogenase encodes the protein MQSAMEAWNEIAAGDEQVRDIPEPCTVILFGASGDLAGRKLIPSLFRLFQEGHLPVEFTVVGVSLSPMGHEEFRARMRIAVARALGADRVDEAAWNLFARGLYYMTLDVSSAQDHARLGELLDQVEAERRTRNNRLFYLAVSPTLFGEVVERLGESGLSRPHASGWSRIVVEKPFGTDLSSARRLNTRLHRYFDEERIYRMDHYLGKEMVQNLLVLRFANGIFEPLWSRQYIDHVQVTCAEPLGVEGRGGYYEHAGVVRDMIQNHAFQVLSLIAMEPPASLEPEAVRDAKVRVLETARPFTPERIRAECVRGQYGPGLIAGAPVCGYRQEPGVSPTSGVETYAMLTLRFDSPRWAGVPFYVRSGKRLKERATEVVVQFKEGHGNLFGTEQREPLSANQLLIRIQPHESVTLRVAMKAPGREARVRDMDMSYVYASTQEGPPPEAYERLLLDSMLGVSTLYTREDMVERAWELVMPVLDAWTTEGAEPNYAAGSWGPEEARRLLESHGRAWHGR